A window from Pseudomonas frederiksbergensis encodes these proteins:
- a CDS encoding ABC transporter permease, which yields MNAYWQCFSGIVLREWLRFVLQRTRFLSALVRPLLWLLVFAAGFRAALGIAIIEPYDTYIPYEVYIIPGLACMILLFNGMQGSLSMVYDREMGSMRVLLTSPLPRTFLLCSKLLATSLISLLQVYAFLAIAWVYGVQPPAMGLLIALPALLLVALMLSALGLLLSNAIRQLENFAGVMNFVIFPLFFLSSALYPLWKMRESSEWLYWLCALNPFTHAVELVRFALYERFNPLALAVCVGLTLVFALLAVLTFNPQHAALRKSN from the coding sequence ATGAATGCCTACTGGCAATGTTTCAGCGGCATCGTGCTGCGCGAATGGCTGCGTTTTGTGTTGCAGCGCACGCGGTTTCTCAGCGCGCTGGTTCGGCCGTTGCTGTGGCTGCTGGTGTTCGCTGCCGGTTTTCGCGCGGCACTGGGGATCGCGATCATCGAGCCCTACGACACCTACATTCCCTACGAGGTCTACATCATTCCCGGACTGGCCTGCATGATCCTGCTGTTCAACGGCATGCAAGGTTCACTGTCGATGGTCTACGACCGGGAAATGGGCAGCATGCGCGTGCTGTTGACCAGCCCCCTGCCCCGGACTTTCCTGTTGTGCAGCAAACTGCTGGCCACCTCGTTGATCTCGTTGTTGCAGGTGTACGCCTTTCTGGCGATTGCCTGGGTGTACGGCGTGCAGCCACCGGCCATGGGGCTGTTGATCGCCTTGCCGGCGTTGCTGCTGGTGGCGTTGATGCTCAGCGCGCTGGGTTTGTTGCTGTCCAACGCGATCCGCCAGCTGGAGAACTTTGCCGGGGTGATGAATTTCGTGATCTTCCCGCTGTTTTTCCTGTCGTCGGCGCTGTATCCGCTGTGGAAGATGCGCGAGTCCAGCGAGTGGCTGTATTGGTTGTGCGCATTGAACCCGTTCACCCATGCGGTGGAACTGGTGCGGTTTGCCTTGTACGAACGCTTCAATCCGCTGGCACTGGCGGTGTGCGTGGGGCTGACGCTGGTATTCGCCCTGCTCGCCGTACTCACCTTCAACCCGCAACACGCCGCCCTGCGCAAATCCAACTAA
- a CDS encoding ABC transporter ATP-binding protein, whose amino-acid sequence MNALEVSELSFAYGAKEALRQVSFSLAPGRFAALLGPNGAGKSTLIALLTRLYDLQRGDIRVGDCSLRNAARPALKQLGVVFQQSTLDLDLSVEQNLRYHAALHGMSRRQTSLRVDAELARQALTERRRERVRELNGGHRRRVEIARALLHEPRLLLLDEASVGLDPASRLALNQHIRSLCREQNISVLWTTHLLDEVQPSDDLLILHQGRLVASGQADALSLEHGGDLGSAFARLTTSGAAQ is encoded by the coding sequence ATGAACGCACTCGAAGTCAGCGAACTGAGCTTCGCTTATGGTGCGAAAGAGGCGTTGCGCCAGGTGAGTTTCAGCCTGGCGCCCGGCCGTTTCGCTGCGTTGCTCGGGCCGAATGGCGCGGGCAAATCGACGCTGATTGCCCTGCTCACCCGGCTCTATGATTTACAGCGCGGTGACATCCGCGTCGGCGACTGTTCGTTGCGCAACGCCGCACGTCCGGCGCTCAAGCAATTGGGTGTGGTGTTTCAGCAAAGCACGCTGGACCTGGACCTAAGCGTCGAGCAAAACCTGCGTTATCACGCCGCGCTGCATGGCATGTCGCGGCGCCAGACCAGCCTGCGGGTCGACGCCGAACTGGCCCGTCAGGCCTTGACCGAACGCCGTCGCGAACGGGTTCGCGAACTCAATGGCGGCCACCGTCGCCGAGTGGAAATCGCCCGTGCCTTGCTGCATGAACCGCGCCTGCTGCTGCTCGACGAGGCCAGCGTTGGCCTCGACCCGGCCAGTCGGCTGGCGCTCAATCAACACATTCGTAGTTTGTGCCGCGAACAGAACATCAGCGTGCTCTGGACCACCCATTTGCTCGATGAAGTGCAGCCCAGCGATGACTTGCTGATTCTCCATCAGGGCCGGTTGGTGGCCAGCGGACAGGCCGATGCGCTGAGTCTGGAGCACGGTGGTGACCTGGGTTCGGCCTTCGCTCGACTGACCACTTCAGGAGCCGCCCAATGA
- a CDS encoding YVTN family beta-propeller repeat protein yields the protein MRRTLLSCALLLAAGHAAASTAWVSNEKDNSLSLIDLQTLQVTDTLPVGQRPRGLLLSHDNKLLYICASDSDRVQVMDVATRKIIKELPSGKDPEQFALHPNNRWLYVSNEDDALVTVIDTETSKVLGQISVGVEPEGMAVSPDGKWAVNTSETTNMLHWIDTSTQTLADSTLVDQRPRFVEFTPDGSKLWASAEIGGTVTILDVASRKVLKTLTFQIKGVHPDKVQPVGIKLSADGKYGFVALGPANHVAVIDAKTFEILDYLLVGRRVWQMSFTPDQKQLLATNGVSGDVSVIDVDSLKVTKSIKVGRYPWGVVVTP from the coding sequence ATGCGCCGCACCCTGCTTTCCTGCGCTCTGCTGCTCGCCGCCGGGCACGCCGCTGCCAGCACCGCCTGGGTTTCCAACGAAAAAGACAACAGCCTGAGCCTGATCGACCTGCAGACCCTGCAAGTCACCGACACCCTGCCCGTCGGCCAGCGCCCGCGCGGTCTGCTGCTGTCCCACGACAACAAGCTGCTGTACATCTGCGCCAGCGACTCGGACCGGGTCCAGGTGATGGACGTGGCCACGCGCAAGATCATCAAGGAACTGCCCTCGGGCAAAGATCCTGAACAATTCGCCCTGCACCCGAATAATCGCTGGCTGTACGTTTCCAACGAAGACGATGCGCTGGTGACGGTGATCGACACCGAAACCTCCAAGGTGCTCGGGCAGATCAGCGTCGGTGTCGAGCCTGAAGGCATGGCCGTCAGCCCCGACGGCAAGTGGGCGGTGAACACCAGTGAAACCACCAACATGCTGCACTGGATCGACACCAGCACCCAGACTCTGGCCGATAGCACTCTGGTGGATCAGCGACCGCGCTTCGTTGAGTTCACACCCGATGGCTCGAAGCTCTGGGCTTCGGCGGAAATCGGCGGCACGGTGACCATTCTCGACGTCGCCAGCCGCAAGGTCCTCAAAACCCTGACCTTCCAGATCAAGGGCGTGCACCCGGACAAAGTCCAGCCAGTGGGGATCAAGCTCAGCGCTGACGGCAAGTACGGTTTCGTCGCCCTCGGCCCGGCCAATCATGTGGCGGTGATCGATGCCAAGACCTTCGAAATTCTTGATTATCTGCTGGTCGGCCGGCGGGTCTGGCAGATGTCGTTTACCCCGGATCAAAAGCAATTACTGGCCACCAACGGCGTCAGCGGCGACGTGTCGGTGATCGATGTCGACAGCCTCAAGGTGACTAAATCGATCAAGGTCGGGCGTTATCCGTGGGGCGTGGTGGTGACGCCATGA
- a CDS encoding ABC transporter substrate-binding protein, with translation MRQLAPYALIYLLAIACAAGLATQSQAAEASLQVQIGYLGYRPDPGPLLSNVIPEPVDAGLRGAELAITDSNSTGRFLNQSYNLVSANVDNPDALVEAAKVQHAQGLRLFVVNAPAASLRQLSTVLPDSLLFNAGSPDDSLRTSDCLPNVLHSLPSRAMLADALAQFLVLRKWQRALLIVGPTPDDQAYAAALRRAAKRFGLTLVAEKAWSFDNDQRRSAQADMPLFTQTAEYDVVLVADERGDFGEYVPYQTWYPRPVAGTQGLTPVGWHKTVETYGAAQLQKRFEALAGRWMNDRDFAAWIAVRSIASAVSKLRQVDPVAIRTLEISDQLPLDGFKGRKLSYRPWNGQLRQPIPIVQPRALVSTSPQDGFLHPFNEMDSLGYDKPEVSCRFP, from the coding sequence ATGCGCCAGCTTGCCCCTTACGCCCTGATCTACCTGTTGGCGATTGCCTGTGCCGCCGGGCTGGCGACCCAGAGCCAGGCTGCCGAGGCGTCGTTGCAGGTGCAGATCGGCTACCTGGGCTATCGCCCTGATCCGGGCCCGTTGCTGTCGAACGTCATTCCCGAGCCGGTCGATGCCGGCCTGCGTGGCGCCGAACTGGCGATCACTGACAGCAACAGCACCGGGCGTTTCCTCAATCAGAGCTACAACCTGGTCAGCGCCAACGTCGACAATCCGGATGCCCTGGTCGAAGCGGCCAAGGTTCAACATGCCCAAGGCCTGCGCCTGTTTGTCGTCAATGCGCCAGCCGCCAGCCTGCGCCAACTCAGCACCGTGCTGCCCGACAGCTTGCTGTTCAACGCCGGCAGCCCCGATGACAGCTTGCGCACCAGCGACTGCCTGCCGAATGTGCTGCACAGCCTGCCAAGCCGGGCGATGCTCGCCGATGCACTGGCGCAATTTCTGGTGCTGCGCAAATGGCAACGGGCGCTGCTGATCGTCGGCCCGACCCCGGACGATCAAGCCTATGCAGCCGCCCTGCGCCGCGCCGCCAAACGCTTCGGCCTGACCCTGGTCGCGGAAAAAGCCTGGAGTTTCGACAATGATCAGCGCCGTAGCGCCCAGGCCGACATGCCGCTGTTCACCCAGACCGCCGAGTACGACGTGGTGCTGGTGGCGGATGAACGGGGTGATTTCGGCGAATACGTGCCCTACCAGACCTGGTACCCACGGCCGGTCGCCGGCACTCAGGGACTGACCCCGGTGGGCTGGCACAAAACCGTGGAAACCTACGGCGCCGCCCAATTGCAGAAACGCTTCGAAGCCCTGGCCGGACGCTGGATGAATGACCGCGATTTTGCCGCCTGGATCGCCGTGCGCAGCATCGCCAGCGCCGTGAGCAAACTGCGTCAGGTTGATCCGGTGGCAATCCGTACGCTTGAGATCAGCGATCAATTGCCGCTGGACGGTTTCAAGGGTCGCAAGCTCAGCTATCGACCGTGGAACGGCCAGTTGCGCCAACCCATTCCCATCGTGCAGCCCCGGGCGCTGGTCAGCACGTCGCCGCAAGACGGCTTCCTGCACCCCTTCAACGAGATGGACAGCCTCGGCTACGACAAACCCGAGGTCAGCTGCCGTTTTCCCTGA